From Aspergillus fumigatus Af293 chromosome 3, whole genome shotgun sequence, a single genomic window includes:
- the pmt1 gene encoding protein mannosyltransferase 1, with protein sequence MSQKSKETLQVKPLPRKGRSPSRSPRPKDRKKVPADTSSYGSEGVKDNNIFHLPSSDYKVLVLVTLVALVVRLFRIYQPSSVVFDEVHFGGFASKYIKGRFFMDVHPPLAKLLITLAGWLAGFDGNFDFKDIGKDYLEPGVPYVAMRLLPAVLGVLTVPLMFLTLKASGCRTITAVLGAGVVIFENGLITQSRLILLDSPLVFFTALTALAFTSFTNQQELGPSHAFRGPWWFWLAATGLSLGATLSVKWVGLFTVAWVGSLTVLQLWVLWGDAQNVTPRLWFKHFFARVFCLIIVPLGIYCGMFAIHFLCLVNPGDGDGFMSSEFQATLNSKGMQDVPADVVFGSRVSIRHLNTQGGYLHSHAHMYPTGSKQQQITLYPHKDENNVFILENQTQPLGPFGQVEGPYAWDNITTEYIQDGAVVRLYHAMTHRRLHSHDERPPVTDVDWQFEVSAYGYEGFPGDANDLFRVEIVKSKSDGEEAKKRLRTIESKFRLVHVMTGCVLFSHKVKLPEWGFDQQEVTCARGGTLPNSLWYIESNHHPMLPEDAEKVNYRNPGFFGKFWELQKVMWTTNAGLTESHAWDSRPPSWPTLLRGINFWGRDHRQIYLLGNPFIWWSSTAAIVVYIVFKGIAVIRWQRSCGDYRNVNFKRFDYEVGTSVLGWAFHYFPFYLMARQLFLHHYFPALYFALMALCQEFDFIANRFKSFGLSSRPIIGKGLVAVFLALSIFTFTLYSPLVYGNPWTQDACKKVKLVSTWDFDCNTFYTDLGQYVTQFLNANPIASSTPSAQVNPVPELPVQNSPVKEPPVAPPQQHHQEVHKEAQEASVTSQAQQPRGTMARVEYRDQHGNVLDEALVASLAREGKVSFETRHETRTRLEHAHEVEMIDGRIAPPHPDVEGQNPETVKDQEHQAAGDSPASAAVGERSVKEPSSPEPKPASEAKEATQN encoded by the exons ATGTCGCAAAAATCGAAAGAGACCTTACAGGTCAAGCCTTTGCCCAGAAAAGGCCGCTCTCCAAGTCGCTCTCCGAGACCGAAGGATCGCAAGAAAGTGCCGGCAGACACATCAAGCTATGGATCGGAGGGTGTCAAGGATAACAATATATTCCATCTTCCCTCTTCAGACTATAAGGTGCTCGTCTTGGTCACGCTTGTTGCTCTGGTTGTTCGTCTTTTCCGAATCTATCAGCCTTCGAGCGTCGTTTTCGACGAAGTCCA CTTTGGCGGCTTCGCGAGCAAATATATAAAAGGCAGATTTTTCATGGATGTGCACCCTCCTCTCGCCAAACTGCTCATCACACttgctggctggctggctggttTTGATGGTAATTTTGACTTCAAGGACATTGGCAAGGATTATCTTGAACCTGGAGTCCCATATGTCGCTATGCGCTTGCTTCCAGCCGTATTGGGTGTCCTTACTGTTCCTTTGATGTTTCTGACCCTGAAGGCGAGTGGTTGCCGAACTATAACTGCTGTCCTTGGGGCCGGAGTCGTAATCTTTG AAAATGGTCTAATCACTCAATCCCGTCTAATCCTATTGGACTCGCCGTTGGTCTTCTTCACAGCACTCACGGCACTGGCGTTTACTAGTTTTACAAACCAGCAAGAGCTTGGACCTTCTCATGCCTTCCGTGGACCCTGGTGGTTCTGGTTGGCAGCAACGGGTCTATCCTTGGGCGCCACATTGAGCGTTAAATGGGTCGGGCTTTTCACAGTCGCGTGGGTCGGTTCTCTCACTGTCCTGCAACTGTGGGTGCTTTGGGGCGACGCCCAAAACGTCACACCG CGCTTATGGTTCAAACATTTCTTTGCCCGGGTTTTCTGTCTCATCATCGTTCCCCTTGGCATTTACTGTGGAATGTTCGCAATTCATTTCCTATGCTTGGTCAACCcgggagacggagatggaTTCATGTCCTCGGAATTTCAGGCCACATTAAACTCCAAGGGAATGCAAGATGTTCCTGCAGATGTTGTTTTCGGTTCACGTGTGAGCATTCGTCACCTAAACACTCAGGGTGGCTACCTTCACTCCCATGCCCATATGTATCCCACAGGAAGCAAACAACAGCAGATCACTCTCTATCCTCACAAAGACGAGAACAATGTCTTCATTCTTGAGAACCAGACCCAGCCCCTTGGTCCCTTTGGACAAGTGGAAGGCCCTTACGCTTGGGACAATATCACTACCGAGTACATCCAAGATGGTGCGGTGGTAAGACTCTACCATGCGATGACACATAGGAGACTTCACTCGCACGACGAGCGACCTCCTGTGACAGACGTCGATTGGCAATTTGAAGTGTCTGCGTATGGCTATGAGGGATTCCCGGGAGACGCAAACGATCTCTTCCGTGTTGAGATTGTCAAGTCGAAGTCCGACGgcgaggaagcgaagaaaagGCTGAGAACCATCGAATCTAAATTCCGGCTTGTCCATGTCATGACTGGCTGTGTTCTATTCTCTCACAAGGTGAAGCTTCCTGAGTGGGGTTTCGATCAGCAGGAAGTGACTTGCGCCAGAGGAGGCACCCTGCCGAACAGTCTTTGGTACATCGAGTCAAACCACCATCCGATGTTACCCGAGGATGCAGAAAAGGTCAATTACCGAAACCCTGGGTTCTTTGGGAAGTTCTGGGAGCTCCAGAAAGTCATGTGGACTACAAACGCTGGACTGACCGAGTCTCATGCCTGGGATTCTCGCCCACCATCGTGGCCAACACTGCTCAGGGGCATCAATTTCTGGGGTCGTGATCACCGTCAGATTTACCTCCTCGGCAACCCCTTCATCTGGTGGTCGTCGACTGCCGCCATTGTCGTCTATATTGTCTTTAAGGGCATCGCCGTTATCCGTTGGCAACGCAGTTGCGGTGATTATCGCAACGTCAACTTCAAGCGATTTGATTATGAAGTCGGTACGAGCGTGCTTGGCTGGGCTTTCCACTACTTCCCCTTTTATCTTATGGCTCGGCAGCTCTTTTTACATCACTACTTCCCGGCCCTCTACTTCGCCCTCATGGCGCTGTGCCAGGAGTTCGATTTTATCGCCAATCGCTTCAAGTCTTTCGGTCTGTCATCGAGGCCTATCATTGGCAAAGGATTGGTCGCAGTCTTTCTGGCTCTCAGCATCTTCACCTTCACTCTTTACTCCCCATTAGTCTATGGCAATCCTTGGACCCAAGATGCTTGCAAGAAGGTCAAACTTGTTAGCACTTGGGATTTTGATTGCAACACATTTTACACTGAC CTTGGTCAATATGTTACTCAATTTCTCAATGCGAACCCAATtgcatcatcaacgccttcCGCACAGGTAAATCCAGTTCCAGAATTGCCTGTCCAAAATTCACCCGTTAAGGAACCGCCGGTGGCACCGccccagcagcatcatcaggAGGTTCACAAGGAGGCTCAGGAGGCAAGCGTGACTTCACAGGCCCAACAGCCTCGCGGAACAATGGCGAGAGTGGAGTACCGTGATCAACATGGcaatgttcttgatgaggCGCTCGTCGCATCTCTTGCGAGGGAAGGCAAAGTTTCTTTTGAAACCCGGCATGAAACTCGGACTCGCCTTGAACATGCCCATGAAGTAGAGATGATAGATGGTCGAATCGCACCGCCACACCCAGATGTGGAAGGGCAAAATCCTGAAACTGTGAAGGACCAGGAGCACCAGGCTGCGGGAGACAGCCCAGCTTCGGCTGCTGTGGGCGAGAGATCAGTCAAGGAACCAAGTTCCCCTGAGCCAAAGCCGGCTAGCGAAGCAAAGGAGGCAACTCAGAATTAA